The DNA region AGTTCCGCGTCGTCGAGCGCGCGGAGCATGCCGAGCGAGACGACGAGCGTCGCGCTGCCGGCGGTGTAGCCTGTGACGAAGGCTTCCGGCGCGTCGTCGTCGGAGACGGCGATTGCGGGCATCGGGAGGTCGGCTTGCTGAGCGACGCTGCGGACGACTCTGTGGAGTCGTGGTGCGGTTTCGGCGTCGACTTCGTAGGCGTCGGCCTCGCGGACGACGCGCGCGCCCTGCGTCAGTTCGAGCGCACCGAAGCCGAGGAGGACGACGGTAGCGCCGACAGGTGCGACGATCATCGGCCAGCCGAAAAACGCCGCGAGCGCGGCGAATCCGGCGACGAGTGCGGCGGTGAACGCGAGGGCGACGACGGCGAGGAGAACGGTAGCGAGCGCCATGCGAACGAGGAGGGACCGGTCCATGCGTGTACTGTTCATTCTTGTTTCATAACTCCGTCGCCGCCCGTGTTTCGAGTTCGTGAGCGAACACCGCTCGTAACTCCGCGTCGTCGAGTGCCGCGAGCAACCCGGTCGGACTGTCACCGTCGTCTCCTCCGAGGAGAAACCGAGCGTCTACGCTTTCGGTTCGCTACTCTCGGCCAACTGAAGCGTTGGCGTCGGTATCCCGTACTGCTTCGCCGCGTATTCGAGTGCTCGGTACAGTTCCGGGTGTTCCGAGCGCGCTGGATAGTAGAGGCTCGAATCGAGCAATAGCCGACGCTCCACCGAGCGCCGAACTACCGACACCGGTTCGCCTATCACGGATGCGTCCTTCCGGAGAGACATGCGAAACGTGGACGCCGCCGGTCTCGGTATCGGCGACGACTATCCGCCCCGAATCATGGGGGTGCTCAACGTCTCGGAGGAGTCGCCGTACGAACCGAGCGTCTTCGACGACGCCGCCGAAGCCGCCGACTTCGTCGACACCGCGCTCATCGACGAGGGCGCGGACATCGTCGACATCGGTCTCGAATCGGCGAACAAGCGGTTCGAGGTCCTCTCTGTCGAACAAGAACTCGACCGCCTCGACACCGCCGTCGAGGTGCTCGAACACGTCTCCGGCGACGCGGTGTTCTCCATCGAGACGCGGTACCACGAAGTCGCCGACGAGGCGCTCTCGCGTGGGTTCGACATGGTCAACGACATCTGTGGCTTCGCCGATCCGAAGCTGCCCGAGGTGTGCGAGGCCCACGACGTCGCCGTCGCCAAGATGGCGAGTCCGCCGGATCTCGAACGGCCCGGGGCGGTCGAGAAAGTCGACGACATCTACGAGGCGCTGAAGCAGAACGGCCTGACCGACAAGACCATCGTCGACCCGGCGTTCGGCGGCTGGTCCGAGGCGAAAACACTGGCGGACGACCGCGAGACGTTCCGCCGTCTCCGCGAGTTCCGCGGGTTCGGTCAACCCAT from Haloprofundus halobius includes:
- a CDS encoding dihydropteroate synthase; this translates as MRNVDAAGLGIGDDYPPRIMGVLNVSEESPYEPSVFDDAAEAADFVDTALIDEGADIVDIGLESANKRFEVLSVEQELDRLDTAVEVLEHVSGDAVFSIETRYHEVADEALSRGFDMVNDICGFADPKLPEVCEAHDVAVAKMASPPDLERPGAVEKVDDIYEALKQNGLTDKTIVDPAFGGWSEAKTLADDRETFRRLREFRGFGQPILVSINRKNFLRDLADRSTEEALPVSLAATSMAVERGAHVIRTHDVAETRDAALVGAAFERERVRETGAVEVEELDVTTPREAARHIERVGGDERAAPESVSNVFEFASLSPEERGALVAATRDSGAMLVGGDTGRILLVGTPGSLVRTSTAASGVSAGLDVALKKIAETFTYEKTYGERA